Proteins co-encoded in one Arthrobacter sp. ERGS1:01 genomic window:
- a CDS encoding DEAD/DEAH box helicase — MPENLTENAPETVDEAAEITFADLGIDGRVLSALSDVGYEKPSPIQAATIPLLLEGRDVVGLAQTGTGKTAAFAVPALSRMAELMDLNGPTKDTQILVLAPTRELALQVAEAFTSYAKYMDNFSVLPVYGGSAYGPQLAGLRRGAQVVVGTPGRVIDHLSKGSLDLSNLQYLVLDEADEMLRMGFAEDVEQILAQTPSEKQVALFSATMPGQIRRISKQYLNNPAEVTVKSKTTTGANTRQRYLQVMGPHKLDALTRVLEVEEFEGVIAFVRTKMATEDLADKLKSRGFQAAAINGDIPQQQRERTVEALRDGKIDILVATDVAARGLDVERITHVINYDIPHDTESYVHRIGRTGRAGRSGDAILFMTPREKYLLRAIEKATRQPVEQMHLPSAETINSLRLGKFAERITETLASEDVAKFRDLIASYEEEHDVPASEIAAALAVMAQGGQPLLVNDLPAAPEYQKKERSKDGFGSRGPTRTLTEGNATYRIAVGRRQRVMPGSIVGAIANEGGLSSSQIGGIDIRSDHTLVELPAELSKDQWRALSKTRIGGELINLELDKGRRPASAGAGGGYKGRDDRGDRGQGGFKKKFDGDRGGFRGGERTGERSADRGGFNNDRGDRGQGHTGHGGGDRRPRHEGGQSFNSKGKW, encoded by the coding sequence ATGCCCGAAAACTTGACTGAAAACGCCCCGGAAACCGTGGACGAAGCAGCTGAAATCACTTTCGCCGATCTCGGCATCGACGGCCGCGTGCTGTCCGCCCTGAGCGATGTCGGCTACGAGAAGCCGTCCCCCATCCAGGCCGCCACCATCCCGCTGCTGCTTGAAGGCCGCGACGTCGTGGGCCTGGCCCAGACCGGTACCGGCAAGACGGCGGCATTCGCCGTTCCCGCCCTGTCCCGCATGGCCGAGCTGATGGACCTCAACGGCCCCACCAAGGACACCCAGATCCTGGTGCTGGCTCCCACCCGCGAGCTGGCCCTGCAGGTTGCCGAGGCTTTCACCTCCTACGCCAAGTACATGGACAACTTCTCCGTCCTCCCCGTTTACGGTGGCTCCGCCTACGGCCCCCAGCTGGCCGGCCTGCGCCGCGGCGCCCAGGTTGTTGTCGGTACCCCCGGCCGTGTCATCGACCACCTGTCCAAGGGCTCCCTCGACCTGTCCAACCTCCAGTACCTGGTGCTGGATGAGGCCGACGAAATGCTGCGCATGGGCTTCGCCGAAGACGTCGAGCAGATCCTGGCCCAGACGCCGTCGGAAAAGCAGGTTGCCCTGTTCTCCGCCACGATGCCCGGCCAGATCCGCCGCATCTCCAAGCAGTACCTGAACAACCCCGCCGAGGTCACGGTCAAGTCCAAGACCACCACGGGCGCCAACACCCGCCAGCGCTACCTGCAGGTCATGGGCCCGCACAAGCTCGACGCCCTGACCCGCGTCCTTGAGGTTGAGGAATTCGAAGGCGTCATCGCGTTCGTGCGCACCAAGATGGCCACCGAGGACCTCGCCGACAAGCTCAAGTCCCGCGGCTTCCAGGCTGCCGCCATCAACGGCGACATCCCGCAGCAGCAGCGCGAGCGCACCGTTGAGGCCCTCCGCGACGGCAAGATCGACATCCTGGTCGCCACCGACGTCGCAGCCCGCGGCCTTGACGTCGAGCGCATCACGCACGTGATCAACTACGACATCCCGCACGACACCGAGTCCTATGTGCACCGCATCGGCCGTACGGGCCGCGCCGGCCGCTCCGGCGACGCGATCCTGTTCATGACCCCGCGCGAGAAGTACCTGCTGCGCGCCATCGAGAAGGCCACGCGCCAGCCGGTGGAGCAGATGCACCTGCCCTCCGCCGAGACCATCAACTCGCTGCGCCTGGGCAAGTTCGCCGAGCGCATCACCGAGACGCTGGCCAGCGAGGACGTTGCCAAGTTCCGCGACCTCATCGCCAGCTACGAGGAAGAGCACGACGTGCCCGCCTCGGAAATCGCCGCTGCCCTTGCCGTCATGGCCCAGGGTGGACAGCCGCTGCTGGTCAACGACCTCCCGGCGGCCCCGGAGTACCAGAAGAAGGAACGCTCCAAGGACGGCTTCGGCTCCCGCGGCCCGACCCGCACCCTGACCGAGGGCAACGCCACCTACCGCATCGCGGTGGGCCGTCGCCAGCGCGTCATGCCTGGCTCGATCGTCGGCGCCATCGCCAACGAGGGTGGCCTGTCCTCCTCGCAAATCGGTGGCATCGACATCCGCTCCGACCACACCCTGGTGGAACTGCCGGCCGAGCTGAGCAAGGACCAGTGGCGTGCCCTGAGCAAGACCCGCATCGGCGGCGAGCTCATCAACCTCGAACTGGACAAGGGACGCCGTCCCGCCTCCGCCGGTGCCGGCGGCGGCTACAAGGGCCGTGACGACCGCGGTGACCGCGGCCAGGGCGGCTTCAAGAAGAAGTTCGACGGCGACCGTGGCGGCTTCCGCGGCGGCGAGCGTACGGGCGAGCGTTCGGCAGATCGCGGCGGCTTCAACAACGACCGCGGAGACCGCGGCCAGGGCCACACCGGCCACGGTGGCGGCGACCGTCGTCCCCGCCACGAAGGCGGCCAGAGCTTCAACAGCAAGGGCAAGTGGTAA
- a CDS encoding DUF5979 domain-containing protein: protein MRLAARRISGTALRMLVVGALVVLGMGTALPAQAAPEPQSAAGITKTNNLDGKPLVPGKEVLYEIVASCKSIVVECVNFTVTDQLPAGLEVTSLPQSTNTRVVKYDPATGLLTVEFKIPLQNPAGAVGLPAGSPLSFEVGMRLPVGSPLKDGETVANTAHATGKNFPAVESTNNVVVSVPKVVNSVATKSWADGSAVAGSGEAGTITLGVRNDSSSSATITALKITDDSPATFENFNFTDAAVATFPKGADTAVLRVKTAAGWVAGGTLGTAGSFVLPAGINPADVVGAEVTFTDKAGAALPYDATGGTVKLGVELRDTIRSTGQKLRPADKLVVNNCATPAAVDAKDGAKDGAPACASTQILPDSLVLKGAKNFFADTNGDWKNSSNEHAVVGENSPVTATVDVTNGSPFPVKEITIVEPDPAKATELNKVDLSTIRIRPPSGTTAVTLTVSYSNGAPLVKSYTPAQLAAQGGIENILRAGSAVQKVEVTYTGVDAGGNPSIAEKATAGLDLHGALNNLVTNEDLPGGTSPNIANCAAFSGSAGRVDGTGITSGSACKNLPVEAPVPSSSGVKTVGQQSVPPGQPIPFSLEVANNGNVPLVTPRISDPPVGADGAPLLNAANPFLYVKLNSASVSKAAELPNVTIELFVGGSWVPYAAGNTANLNAATGIRATLDGNLPAGAKFTLNLVTERRPGILNGVPFTNCFITTTGGTFNPASPSCAPQITTGAASSGASLNKSISKASLPEHVPGLPQQFADVTLSIKNTGNLSARALQLTDADPGFFDAVNFSKIKTVKFPTGANRVQIDVLTAAGWVNGTPRAQAAIPASVQAANVLGLRATFSNSNQAGGGYAIIPCWDVTDTACVGSLSYEFAPRDTLRSNPSAGIPVALQNTATGKYETVAETGGLEPVKGDVNATIKLIPGSNQLTVDKKPDSIIGAGETAPFYLTVKNSGQGNITDLVVKDLLPPGIAFDETFKGDNGLPFKITVKDVPANTAALPAPVFTPSTTGERVSALEWDFGKQADGKPFLFAPGTEFVIEIRATLEPGPGSGAVLTNTMGATGSNPDLACAGSKDTGHAFGEGTYCTDTATLTVKAGAFFQSRKWVAGTPSLGWYNTLTKEAVPVGGATCPVTVDGAGLKYTAYPCVALVNPGDTFKYLLRLVNAGTEAGTDMRLIDVFPAAGDKGIVANEDRGTDWDKRPVLATEPTLSGPGTLTTLYTNNAQVCDKDLDMGGAGSSKPQCAASDWNAKFGPAVTAAQMRIHFAPKIAPGEKVEIAFEMKSPVDVAEAGDPTIAWNSFAHAETTDRNGSAHVLPPTEPIKVGVALAYGELVLAKKIGANPSNLPLADVKFTFHVSCELTPVGGDKLTVLDKDYKVSSSSEVRITGIPANSSCKVWEVESLGGFTDHGADNPFTAVIKPALGAPSVETAMITNDFPDAVVELEKKVTGAAAGFAQDSYPMDVFCSFNGTPVEGYSPKAVNVPANGKSFVTAVPPGSSCYVAETDNGGATEVTYLPAKAGQPGQSDPVVTHSGIPAHVTITNDFRTGSLSVNKEVTGSGAPELAQGPFTFSVVCAFNGKEAAVNESITIPKGTTGQSAFTSEKLQGLPAGASCEVSETDNGGADDTPAPVTVEVPDSANVVAGFTGEHANVFTAGTISVTKTLAGDAAEEDYAKNAVFTILVTCERDAKDAEGNPVRTTVFSQSVNIKGGESSGALLDANGKPVKLPLGTSCYGVETNTGGATSGTVNHDSFENGAKVVKSEIPSDLQQLSITATNTFSYGELTLSKKLDGAAAGYVGEREFSLALSCELNQGAATATPVVTDRPYTIKGGEAITVDKLPVGADCWVAETANGGASSVSIDHGDRANAAVVGLDTAVALTVTNTFDAGLLTVSKKVVNGGAGPYPFTLVCTTGQGPVALAPADAAFTLKGGTAKTISVPNGASCVVTEGNLPDGDTVTYTASTGGTDGKVTVNGTATVQVTNTFKVAPVAPVDPGTGPGKGTGNGNGTGPELGNTGAAGIGGITLAAVGALLAGLALAVRKRRKARA, encoded by the coding sequence ATGCGATTGGCAGCACGTCGAATATCGGGCACCGCCCTGCGGATGCTTGTGGTGGGGGCCCTGGTGGTGCTCGGGATGGGGACGGCGTTACCGGCCCAGGCCGCGCCCGAGCCGCAAAGCGCCGCCGGAATCACGAAGACCAACAACCTTGACGGCAAGCCGCTGGTGCCGGGCAAGGAAGTCCTCTACGAGATTGTCGCGAGCTGCAAGAGCATCGTGGTGGAATGCGTGAACTTCACGGTGACCGATCAGCTGCCCGCCGGGCTGGAAGTCACCAGCCTCCCACAAAGCACCAACACCCGCGTGGTGAAATACGATCCGGCCACGGGCCTGCTGACGGTGGAATTCAAGATTCCGCTCCAGAACCCGGCCGGAGCCGTGGGCCTGCCTGCGGGATCCCCCCTGAGCTTTGAGGTGGGCATGCGCCTGCCCGTCGGCAGCCCGCTGAAGGACGGCGAGACCGTCGCCAACACCGCGCACGCAACGGGCAAGAACTTCCCGGCCGTGGAATCCACCAACAACGTTGTGGTCTCCGTCCCCAAGGTGGTCAACAGCGTCGCCACCAAGTCCTGGGCCGACGGCTCGGCAGTCGCCGGCAGCGGCGAGGCCGGCACCATCACCCTGGGCGTGCGCAACGACTCCTCCAGCTCCGCGACTATCACCGCGCTGAAGATCACCGATGACTCCCCGGCGACGTTTGAAAACTTCAACTTCACGGATGCCGCCGTCGCAACCTTCCCCAAGGGCGCCGATACGGCCGTGCTCCGGGTCAAGACGGCGGCCGGCTGGGTCGCCGGCGGCACCCTGGGCACCGCCGGCAGTTTCGTGTTACCGGCCGGCATCAACCCCGCCGACGTCGTCGGCGCCGAGGTCACCTTCACCGACAAGGCCGGCGCGGCACTCCCGTACGACGCCACCGGCGGCACCGTCAAACTGGGCGTGGAACTGCGCGATACGATCCGATCCACCGGGCAGAAGCTGCGCCCGGCGGACAAGCTCGTGGTCAACAACTGTGCAACTCCCGCCGCGGTGGATGCCAAGGACGGCGCCAAGGACGGGGCGCCGGCCTGCGCCAGCACCCAAATCCTGCCCGACTCCCTGGTCCTGAAGGGCGCCAAGAACTTCTTTGCCGACACCAACGGCGACTGGAAGAACTCAAGCAACGAACACGCCGTCGTGGGCGAAAACTCGCCCGTCACCGCCACGGTGGACGTCACCAACGGCTCGCCGTTCCCCGTCAAGGAAATCACCATCGTGGAGCCGGACCCGGCCAAGGCCACGGAGCTGAACAAGGTGGACCTGTCCACCATCCGCATCCGCCCGCCGTCGGGCACCACGGCAGTGACGCTGACCGTGAGCTACAGCAACGGCGCCCCGCTCGTGAAGAGCTACACCCCGGCGCAGCTCGCGGCGCAGGGCGGCATTGAGAACATCCTGCGTGCGGGCTCGGCCGTTCAGAAGGTGGAAGTTACCTACACGGGCGTGGATGCCGGCGGCAACCCGTCCATCGCCGAAAAGGCAACGGCGGGCCTGGACCTGCACGGTGCGTTGAACAACCTGGTCACCAACGAGGACCTCCCCGGCGGCACCAGCCCCAACATCGCCAACTGCGCAGCCTTCTCCGGTTCCGCGGGCCGCGTGGACGGCACGGGCATCACCTCCGGCAGCGCGTGCAAGAACCTGCCCGTGGAAGCACCCGTCCCGTCCTCCTCCGGCGTGAAGACCGTGGGCCAGCAGTCGGTCCCGCCGGGGCAACCCATTCCCTTCAGCCTTGAAGTGGCCAACAACGGCAACGTGCCGCTCGTGACACCGCGCATCAGCGACCCGCCCGTTGGCGCCGACGGTGCCCCGCTGTTGAACGCCGCCAACCCCTTCCTGTACGTGAAGCTGAATTCAGCCTCCGTCAGCAAGGCCGCGGAACTGCCCAACGTCACGATCGAACTGTTCGTCGGCGGATCCTGGGTGCCCTATGCCGCGGGCAACACCGCCAACCTGAACGCCGCCACGGGCATCCGGGCCACCCTGGACGGGAACCTGCCGGCCGGCGCCAAATTCACGCTGAACCTGGTGACCGAGCGCCGCCCGGGCATCCTGAACGGCGTGCCCTTCACCAACTGCTTCATCACCACCACCGGCGGAACCTTCAACCCCGCCAGCCCCAGCTGCGCCCCGCAAATCACCACGGGTGCCGCAAGCTCGGGTGCCTCACTGAACAAGAGCATCAGCAAGGCGAGCCTGCCCGAGCATGTTCCGGGCCTGCCCCAGCAGTTTGCCGATGTGACGCTGAGCATCAAGAACACCGGAAACCTCAGCGCCAGGGCCCTGCAGCTCACCGACGCGGATCCCGGCTTCTTCGACGCCGTGAACTTCAGCAAGATCAAGACCGTCAAGTTCCCCACCGGCGCCAACCGGGTGCAAATCGATGTACTCACGGCCGCCGGCTGGGTCAACGGCACCCCCAGGGCACAGGCCGCCATCCCCGCATCCGTGCAGGCCGCCAACGTGCTCGGCCTCCGCGCCACGTTCAGCAACAGCAACCAGGCCGGCGGCGGATACGCCATCATCCCGTGCTGGGACGTCACCGACACTGCCTGCGTGGGATCGCTCAGCTACGAATTCGCGCCGCGGGACACCTTGCGCAGCAACCCCTCCGCGGGAATCCCGGTGGCCCTGCAAAATACCGCAACGGGCAAGTATGAGACAGTGGCGGAAACCGGTGGGCTGGAACCTGTCAAGGGCGACGTCAACGCCACGATCAAGCTGATCCCGGGCAGCAACCAGCTCACCGTGGACAAGAAGCCGGACAGCATCATCGGCGCCGGCGAAACGGCACCGTTCTACCTGACGGTGAAGAACTCCGGCCAGGGAAACATCACCGACTTGGTAGTCAAGGACCTGTTGCCCCCGGGCATCGCCTTTGACGAGACCTTCAAGGGCGACAATGGCCTGCCGTTCAAGATCACGGTGAAGGACGTTCCGGCCAACACCGCCGCGCTCCCTGCCCCCGTCTTCACCCCCAGCACCACGGGGGAGCGGGTCTCGGCCCTGGAATGGGACTTCGGCAAGCAGGCCGACGGCAAGCCGTTCCTCTTTGCCCCCGGCACCGAGTTCGTCATTGAGATCCGGGCCACGCTGGAACCCGGCCCCGGCTCCGGCGCGGTCCTGACCAACACGATGGGCGCCACCGGCTCCAACCCGGACCTGGCCTGCGCCGGGTCCAAGGACACCGGGCACGCCTTTGGTGAGGGAACGTACTGCACCGACACGGCTACGTTGACGGTCAAGGCCGGCGCGTTCTTCCAGTCCCGCAAGTGGGTTGCCGGAACGCCAAGCCTGGGCTGGTACAACACCCTGACCAAGGAAGCCGTGCCGGTGGGCGGGGCAACGTGCCCCGTGACCGTCGACGGGGCGGGCCTGAAGTACACGGCCTACCCGTGCGTGGCCCTGGTGAACCCGGGCGACACGTTCAAGTACCTGCTGCGCCTGGTCAACGCCGGCACCGAGGCCGGAACGGACATGCGCCTCATCGACGTGTTCCCGGCCGCCGGCGACAAGGGCATCGTGGCCAACGAGGACCGCGGCACCGACTGGGACAAGCGCCCGGTCCTCGCCACGGAGCCCACGTTGAGCGGCCCCGGCACCCTGACCACGCTGTACACCAACAACGCCCAGGTCTGCGACAAGGACCTTGACATGGGTGGTGCCGGGTCCTCAAAACCGCAGTGCGCGGCATCCGATTGGAACGCGAAGTTCGGCCCGGCCGTCACCGCGGCCCAGATGCGGATCCACTTTGCCCCGAAGATCGCACCCGGGGAAAAGGTGGAGATCGCCTTTGAGATGAAGTCGCCGGTGGACGTGGCCGAGGCGGGCGATCCGACGATCGCCTGGAACTCCTTTGCCCACGCCGAGACCACCGACCGCAACGGCAGCGCCCATGTGCTCCCGCCCACCGAGCCCATCAAGGTGGGCGTGGCGCTGGCCTATGGCGAGCTGGTCCTGGCCAAGAAGATTGGCGCCAACCCGTCCAATCTGCCCCTCGCGGATGTGAAGTTCACCTTCCATGTGAGCTGTGAACTCACCCCTGTGGGTGGGGACAAACTTACCGTGCTGGACAAGGACTACAAGGTCTCCTCCAGCTCCGAGGTCCGCATCACCGGCATCCCGGCGAACTCAAGCTGCAAGGTGTGGGAGGTTGAATCCCTGGGCGGCTTCACCGACCACGGCGCGGACAACCCGTTCACCGCCGTCATCAAGCCCGCTCTGGGCGCACCCAGCGTGGAAACGGCCATGATCACCAACGACTTCCCCGACGCGGTTGTTGAGCTGGAGAAGAAGGTGACCGGTGCGGCCGCCGGCTTCGCCCAGGACAGCTACCCCATGGACGTCTTCTGCTCCTTCAACGGCACCCCGGTGGAGGGCTACAGCCCGAAGGCGGTCAACGTTCCGGCCAACGGCAAGAGCTTCGTGACGGCCGTGCCTCCGGGCAGCAGCTGCTACGTGGCGGAGACCGACAACGGCGGCGCCACCGAGGTCACGTACCTTCCGGCCAAGGCGGGCCAACCCGGCCAGTCCGATCCTGTCGTCACGCACTCCGGCATTCCGGCCCACGTCACCATCACGAACGATTTCCGCACCGGCTCCCTGTCGGTGAACAAGGAAGTCACCGGCTCCGGCGCCCCGGAACTCGCCCAGGGCCCGTTCACGTTCTCGGTCGTGTGTGCATTCAACGGCAAGGAAGCAGCCGTGAATGAGAGCATCACGATCCCGAAGGGCACCACGGGCCAGAGCGCCTTCACCTCGGAGAAGCTCCAGGGCCTGCCCGCAGGCGCCAGCTGCGAGGTGAGCGAGACGGACAACGGCGGGGCCGACGACACCCCGGCGCCCGTCACGGTGGAGGTGCCCGACAGCGCCAACGTCGTGGCAGGGTTCACGGGGGAGCACGCCAACGTGTTCACGGCCGGCACGATCAGCGTCACCAAGACGCTGGCCGGGGACGCCGCGGAGGAGGACTACGCCAAGAACGCCGTCTTCACCATCCTGGTCACCTGTGAACGGGACGCCAAGGATGCCGAAGGCAATCCCGTGCGTACCACGGTGTTCTCGCAGTCGGTGAACATCAAGGGCGGCGAATCCAGCGGAGCCTTGTTGGACGCCAACGGCAAACCGGTGAAGCTGCCGCTGGGCACCAGCTGCTACGGCGTCGAGACCAACACCGGCGGGGCAACCTCGGGCACCGTCAACCACGACTCCTTTGAGAACGGTGCCAAGGTGGTGAAGTCGGAGATCCCCAGCGACCTCCAGCAGCTTTCCATCACGGCAACGAACACGTTCAGCTATGGTGAACTGACGCTCTCCAAGAAGCTCGACGGCGCCGCCGCCGGGTATGTGGGCGAGCGCGAGTTCTCGCTGGCCCTCAGCTGTGAATTGAACCAGGGCGCGGCAACGGCCACCCCGGTGGTCACCGACCGTCCGTACACGATCAAGGGCGGGGAGGCCATCACGGTGGACAAGCTGCCCGTCGGGGCTGATTGCTGGGTGGCCGAAACCGCCAACGGCGGGGCCTCCAGCGTGTCGATCGACCACGGTGACCGCGCCAACGCCGCCGTCGTCGGACTCGATACGGCCGTGGCGCTGACGGTGACGAACACCTTCGATGCCGGCCTGCTGACCGTCTCGAAGAAGGTCGTCAACGGCGGCGCCGGCCCGTACCCCTTCACCCTGGTGTGCACCACCGGCCAGGGCCCCGTGGCCCTAGCCCCGGCGGACGCGGCCTTCACCCTGAAGGGCGGCACGGCCAAGACCATCAGCGTCCCCAACGGCGCGAGCTGCGTGGTGACCGAGGGAAACCTGCCGGACGGTGACACCGTGACGTACACGGCGTCCACCGGCGGCACGGACGGCAAGGTGACAGTGAACGGTACGGCAACCGTCCAGGTCACCAACACCTTCAAGGTGGCACCCGTTGCTCCGGTCGATCCGGGCACTGGCCCCGGCAAGGGCACGGGCAACGGCAACGGCACCGGTCCGGAGCTGGGCAACACGGGCGCCGCGGGAATCGGCGGGATCACCCTCGCCGCCGTGGGCGCGCTGCTGGCCGGGCTTGCACTGGCCGTCCGCAAACGCCGGAAGGCACGGGCCTAG
- a CDS encoding helix-turn-helix domain-containing protein: MTDQGIQENRQQHRHGVLLLSEAALLTISQPWKLVPHKKVGFTATVQSWYCERLLLTRAQGDGTIMYRTPAHLGDAYDDFLVVVLVHEGGLTCQQGGKTSTARRGDIVTLLPREIHESNALDGTDATLLYVPIRYLEGRGIATGKLAAAAWPGGPLLKAILALVESTMEMAGEESPGQSIHVEQALLELVVGQLSAYLATLAEEDGAAEALRKRVLELIAENFTNPDYDVDAIAACMGASRRFVYKLFEGREVSVATLLRSRRLDAAEVLLRTHGRDATLAKIARASGFASADSFSRAYKDSRGVSPSAFRTRHRAEALLPARP, encoded by the coding sequence TTGACCGATCAAGGAATCCAGGAGAACCGGCAGCAGCACCGCCACGGCGTTTTGCTGCTCAGCGAGGCCGCCCTGCTGACGATTTCCCAGCCCTGGAAACTGGTGCCGCACAAGAAGGTCGGGTTCACCGCCACCGTCCAGAGCTGGTACTGCGAACGGCTCCTCCTCACACGGGCGCAGGGAGACGGCACGATCATGTACCGCACCCCGGCACACCTGGGCGACGCCTACGACGACTTCCTCGTGGTCGTGCTGGTCCACGAGGGCGGGCTGACCTGCCAACAGGGCGGAAAAACCTCAACCGCCCGGCGCGGGGATATTGTCACGCTCCTGCCGCGGGAGATCCACGAATCCAACGCGCTCGACGGAACCGACGCCACCTTGCTCTACGTACCCATCCGCTACCTGGAGGGCCGCGGGATCGCCACCGGCAAACTGGCGGCAGCCGCCTGGCCCGGGGGGCCGCTCCTGAAGGCGATCCTGGCCCTCGTGGAAAGCACCATGGAAATGGCCGGGGAGGAATCCCCCGGTCAGAGCATCCATGTTGAGCAGGCGCTGCTTGAACTGGTGGTCGGCCAGTTGAGCGCCTACCTGGCCACCCTTGCGGAGGAGGACGGTGCCGCGGAGGCCCTGCGCAAGCGGGTGCTGGAGCTCATCGCCGAAAACTTCACGAACCCGGACTACGACGTCGACGCCATAGCCGCCTGCATGGGCGCCAGCCGCCGGTTTGTCTACAAGCTCTTTGAGGGCCGGGAGGTTTCCGTCGCCACGCTCCTGCGCTCGCGCCGGCTGGACGCGGCCGAGGTGCTGCTGCGCACCCATGGCCGGGACGCCACCCTGGCCAAGATTGCCCGGGCCTCGGGCTTTGCCAGCGCCGACAGCTTCAGCCGCGCCTACAAGGACAGCCGGGGCGTTTCGCCGTCGGCCTTCCGTACCCGGCACCGCGCCGAAGCCCTGCTGCCCGCCAGGCCCTAG